The proteins below are encoded in one region of Nitrospirota bacterium:
- a CDS encoding PilZ domain-containing protein, which produces MAVAPKSHLPQPKGTRFVLRPYRRIPTQCGLYYLSGDCVGKGVVTNLSHTGMRIQGEHAVTPGLELSLRFELTDGGPTIEIERATVRWVNGYDFGLGFVRINPSAATHIAHILSQQLRASQRPA; this is translated from the coding sequence ATGGCCGTCGCACCGAAGTCTCATCTGCCTCAGCCGAAAGGCACGCGATTTGTGCTCCGTCCCTACCGCCGCATCCCGACCCAGTGCGGGCTCTATTATCTGAGCGGGGATTGTGTGGGGAAGGGTGTGGTGACGAATCTGTCCCATACAGGGATGCGTATTCAAGGTGAACATGCCGTGACGCCGGGCCTCGAACTGTCGCTCCGCTTTGAGCTGACAGACGGTGGCCCGACGATAGAAATTGAACGGGCCACGGTCCGCTGGGTGAATGGGTATGATTTCGGCCTAGGCTTTGTCCGCATCAATCCGTCCGCCGCGACACATATCGCCCATATATTGAGCCAGCAGCTTCGCGCCTCTCAGAGGCCTGCCTAG
- the rplU gene encoding 50S ribosomal protein L21 — MYAIIETGGKQYRVETGSLVQVESLPGEIGGTIEIGEVRLVHGEKGMVVGQPLVKGAIVKAEIIDQDRTRSITIFKKQRRKNYRRTRGHRQGFTKLRITGIETA; from the coding sequence ATGTACGCAATCATTGAAACGGGCGGCAAGCAGTATCGGGTGGAAACTGGATCTTTGGTCCAGGTGGAGTCTCTTCCCGGCGAAATCGGGGGGACGATCGAAATCGGCGAAGTCAGGCTGGTTCACGGCGAAAAAGGCATGGTCGTCGGGCAACCGCTGGTCAAAGGGGCCATCGTCAAAGCCGAAATTATCGACCAGGACCGGACTCGCTCCATCACCATCTTCAAGAAACAACGGCGCAAGAACTATCGGCGGACCCGTGGCCATCGCCAGGGCTTCACCAAGCTGCGCATTACCGGTATCGAAACAGCTTAA
- the rpmA gene encoding 50S ribosomal protein L27 codes for MATNKGGGSTRNGRDSNPQYLGVKAYAGETVTAGSILIRQRGTRFFPGFNVGLGKDHTLFALITGIVKFERGRGRKKISVYADSVPAVS; via the coding sequence ATGGCAACAAATAAAGGCGGCGGATCAACACGAAACGGGCGCGACAGTAATCCACAGTACCTTGGCGTCAAGGCCTATGCTGGGGAGACCGTCACGGCCGGATCCATCCTGATCCGTCAGCGCGGAACGAGATTCTTCCCCGGGTTCAACGTGGGCCTCGGTAAAGACCATACCCTCTTCGCCCTCATTACGGGGATCGTGAAGTTCGAACGCGGCCGCGGACGGAAGAAGATCAGCGTCTATGCTGACTCCGTGCCG